The region CACATGTCAAAGCTGTTGGGATGGCCAGGCTCAGTGCACACGGACAAGTTGCGACTAAAACTGAGATGGTGACCCAGAAGGCATGGGGTGGATCTATCTGATACCAGGTAATTGCAGTGATAGAGGCAAAAATTAATAAACAGGCCACAAACCATTGCGCAACTTTGTCAGTGACTTCGACGATTTTAGGCCGTTTTGTCAGGGCATTATGTTGTAGCTTAATGATCTGATTAAGCAGGGTGTTTTGCCCAACCTTGTTGATTTCAATGGTGATAACGCCATCGTGGTTGATGGTGCCTGCGTAGACTTGGTGGGTTTGATACTTTTTAACAGGCAGATGTTCACCTGTCATCATAGATTCATCAACCGTGGTCGAGCCTGAGATCAACACGCCATCTGCGGGGATGGTTTCACCGGGCTTGATCATAATCTGATCGCTTAGCTGCAGGCTTTTCGCAGCAACAATTTTCTGCTCGCCATCAGGTAGAAGTTTACGTGCGGTCAGAGGGAGTAGTTTTTGCAGGTTGGCAGTAAACTCACTGGCTTTCAGCCTGGCTCTGAACTCCAGATACTTGCCGAGCAATAGCAAAAAGGTGAACATACAAATCGATTCAAAATAGACTTCGCCCACAGACATCACTGTTGCATAGCAACTTGCGGCGTATGCGCCAAATATGGCGAGTGAGACGGGCAGGTCCATATTGAGCTGCTTAGCTCTGAGGCCTTTGATGGCATTAGTCAAAAATGGCATTGCCGAGTACAGGATCACCGGAGAGGCTAAAAATAAACTGATCCAGCGGAAGTATTGTTCGAAATTGTCTTCCATACCGGAAAACATGCCAAAATACATGGCAAACGCGAACATCATGACTTGCATGGTCATGAGACCTGCGACACCTAGCCGACGTAAATAGGCTTTAGCGACAGTTTGCTTTTGCGCGGCTTCATCATCGGCCTGAAAAGGGTAGGCCTTATAGCCAATTTGATGCAGTGATTTGATAATATCACTGAGCTTACATTGTTGTGGGTGCCACAGGATCATGGCTCTGTGTGTCGACGTGTTGACATCAACCCTGGCAATGCCTTTGAGTCCAAGTAGTTGTTTTTCGATAAGCCAGGCACAGGCCGCGCAGCTGATCCCTTCAACACTTAGTAACACCTCTTGCAGTTCGCCTTGCTGACTTACAAAGTCTTGCTGGATATCGGCGTTGTCGTAACTGAGCAGCTCTTTTAATTGCTCCGGAACAAGTTCTTCTACCTTGCCTGCACTGTCAGTGCGAAATTTGTAGTAGTCGCTCATGCCCTGAGCAAGAATGGTTTCGGCGACCGCCTGACAGCCAGTGCAGCACACCGGCTGCGGCTGACCTTCAAATTCTATGTGAGCAGAAAACCCCGGCGGTACGGGCTCCAGACAATGAAAACAACTGGTTGTCATAGTGTCTACTTATATTCTGGAGAAATGGCGACTTTCTGTGCGGTGGGCAGCTGAAGTTTCTCTTTTAACTTCCAGCTCTGGTCCATAGGTTCAAGAAACACGGTAAACGCACCACGATGCGGTTCATCCAGAATCGCGGTAAACTCGCCTGCGGCATTGGCCAGCAGGGTGACCTCAAAATCATATTTTTTGACTGTGCGGTGATAAAAAGAGGCTTTCAGGGCATTGACCTTACTGTGATCACCTTTAGTGAAGGTAAAGCTGACTCTGTCTTCACTGACATCAAGATCACCATGTAAATACAAAGCTTTGGCTTTATCGAATTTGCTGAGTTCAAGGTTAATGGCTTTACCTTTTTTATAGTAGTCGTCGACCACCATGTCCGGACCATTACCGACGGCAAAGATCACCAAAAATACGCAGGCAATTATGGTAACCAGCGGAAAAAACATTAAAAACCAAGGCCAAAAATTCTTATACCAGGGAGTAGGGTTCATAACGACTCAACAGCTTAATTTCAGTGGCAATATTCTATCTTATTTGGGGTAAATACCTAAAAAAAAGCCTCCGATTGGAGGCTTTTTTGATCTTAAATAAACTTATAATCTATTCGATTATTTCTCCTGAGAGAGGCTGTACACGTAAGCTGTTAGCAGGTGTACTTTGTCTTCACCCAGAATGTCTTTCCACGCTGGCATTACACCGGCACGGCCATGACGTAGTGTTTCTTCAACTGCACGTTGAGAACCACCATACAACCAGATGTTGTCGGTCAGGTTAGGTGCACCGAAAGGCAGGTTGTGGGCAACAGAGCCTTTACCATCCATACCGTGACACGCTGCACACATTGCGAATTTCGCTTTACCTGCATCGGCGTCTTTTTGGTTTACCTTACGACCAGACAAGCTCAGTACATAAGCAGTCATTTCTTTGATGCCCTGGTCACCCAGTGCATCTTGCCAACCTGGCATCGCAGCTACACGGCCTTGCAGTAGTGTTTCTTTGATCTTGTCAGGTGTACCGCCATATAACCAGTCATTGTCTGCCAGGTTAGGGAAGCCCATTGCGCCACGTGCATCGGAACCGTGACATTGTGCACAGTTCTGAGCGAACAGACGTTGACCAATTTCAAGTGCTTTTTGGTCCTTTGCCAGTGTCTCGATATCTTGCTCAGCAAACGCTTTGAAGATAGGGCCGAAACGCTCGTCAGCAGCTTCAAACTCTTTATCGAGTTGAACCCAGTGACCATTTGCTTTGGCTTCTTCCGTTGCTTGTTTAGACTCTTCAAGAGACGTCACGCCCTGGTTAGAGCTCGTCCAGTTCAAAAAGCCTGCAAAGTTACCCAGACCCGGGTACGCAGCAAGATAGTAAACAGACCAGATAAATGTTGCGAAGAACATGTAAGTCCACCACTTTGGTAGTGGATTATTTAGTTCTTCGATTCCGTCAAACTCGTGACCACAACTTTCGCCTTCTTCAACACCTGTGTAGTTTTTCAGGTTCCAAAGCAGCAGGCCAAAGATCAGAGCCAGACACGCCAAGGTCAATACGATGACCCAAATACTCCAAAAGCTAGTCATTTTTCAGACTCCTTTTCCTCGTTTGAGATTGTGTTGTTGTGTTTCTTTTCATCTTCAAAGATGGCATTAGCTGCGTCATCAAAACGGCGTTTGCTACGCTTGCTGTATGCCCACACAACAATCACTATGAACAGTACTAAAATTACCAGAGTCAAAATGCCTCTGTATGTGCCGTAATCCATAACAAATTACTTCAAATGTGTGCCAAGTTGCTGAAGGTATGCAATCAGAGCTTCCATTTCGGTTTTGCCCTTTACTGCTGCCTCAGCACCCTGAATGTCCTCATCGGTGTAAGGCACACCAAAATTACGGAACACTTCAAGTTTCTTAGCGGTTAGTTGACCGTCCAATACATTCTCATTGAGCCAAGGGTAGCCAGGCATGTTTGACTCAGGTACTACAGAGCGAGGATCCATCAGGTGAGCAAAATGCCAGTCATCAGAATAACGCTGACCAACACGTGCCAAATCTGGACCTGTACGCTTAGAGCCCCACTGGAACGGGTGATCCCAAACAGATTCACCGGCTACAGAGTAATGGCCATAGCGCTCAACTTCGTCACGGAATGGGCGGATCATCTGTGAGTGACAGTTGTAGCAACCTTCACGGACATAGATATCACGGCCTTCCATTTCCAGCGCAGTAAGAGGGCGCAGGCCTTCAACTGGCTGGGTGGTGTCTTTTTGGAACATCAGTGGGGTGATCTCAACGAGTGCACCAAAGCTGATGGCAAAAACCGTCAGGATAGCCATCAGGCCGACGTTCTTTTCGACGATTTCATGTTTGTTTGTAGAGTTATTATTGCTCATACTCGACACCCCTTAAGCCATTTGCGTGTTAGCGTCAGTGGTCAAAGAACCACTCTTAGCTGCCACAGTACGGTAAACGTTGTAAGCCATTACCAGCATACCAACCACGATGAAGACACCGCCCAGGAATCGCATGATGTAGAAAGGCTTAGACGCTTCAAGAGATTGTACGAAGCTGTACATCAAGGTACCGTCAGAGTTAACTGCACGCCACATCAGACCTTGCATAACACCTGAGATCCACATAGCGACGATGTACAGAACAACACCAACTGTGTGTAACCAGAAATGGGTGTTAACCAGTTTTACACTGTACATGTTAGCGTGACCGAATAGTGCAGGGATTAGGTGATAGATAGCACCGATAGAAATCATTGCTACCCAACCCAGTGCACCTGAGTGTACGTGGCCGACAGTCCAGTCAGTGTAGTGTGATAGCGCGTTTACAGATTTAATTGCCATCATCGGGCCTTCGAAGGTAGACATACCGTAGAAAGACAGGGAAACAACCAGGAAGCGCAGTACTGGGTCTGTACGTAGTTTATGCCATGCACCAGACAGTGTCATGATACCGTTGATCATACCACCCCAAGAAGGAACGAATAGGATCACAGACATGACCATACCCAAAGACTGAGTCCAGTCAGGTAGAGCTGTGTAGTGTAGGTGGTGAGGACCTGCCCAGATATATAGAGAAACAAGTGCCCAGAAGTGAACAACCGATAAACGGTAAGAGTAAACAGGGCGACCAGCTTGCTTAGGTACGAAGTAGTACATCATGCCCAGGAAGCCCGCAGTTAGAAGGAAACCTACCGCGTTGTGGCCATACCACCACTGAACCATTGCATCAACTGCACCCGCATAAATAGAGTATGACTTGGTGAGAGATACAGGTACAGCCATGCTGTTTACGATGTGAAGTACTGCAACGGTAATAAT is a window of Pseudoalteromonas sp. R3 DNA encoding:
- a CDS encoding heavy metal translocating P-type ATPase, with the protein product MTTSCFHCLEPVPPGFSAHIEFEGQPQPVCCTGCQAVAETILAQGMSDYYKFRTDSAGKVEELVPEQLKELLSYDNADIQQDFVSQQGELQEVLLSVEGISCAACAWLIEKQLLGLKGIARVDVNTSTHRAMILWHPQQCKLSDIIKSLHQIGYKAYPFQADDEAAQKQTVAKAYLRRLGVAGLMTMQVMMFAFAMYFGMFSGMEDNFEQYFRWISLFLASPVILYSAMPFLTNAIKGLRAKQLNMDLPVSLAIFGAYAASCYATVMSVGEVYFESICMFTFLLLLGKYLEFRARLKASEFTANLQKLLPLTARKLLPDGEQKIVAAKSLQLSDQIMIKPGETIPADGVLISGSTTVDESMMTGEHLPVKKYQTHQVYAGTINHDGVITIEINKVGQNTLLNQIIKLQHNALTKRPKIVEVTDKVAQWFVACLLIFASITAITWYQIDPPHAFWVTISVLVATCPCALSLAIPTALTCAVATLTRKGILIKESHVLETVPKLTRMAFDKTGTLTEGRFSIESISVLDTSWQESDVMALAVALERYSEHPIAKAFTEQVVSPRKLNDVEVITGSGVKARFGQQKVAIGKSAWFGNHSSFAQATLFVDNLPVADFYLADKVRNSAPEIISYAQGQGLSCHLLSGDSSNAVKDLALELGLDTYKNACSPQDKQQQVESWSAQQHIVGMVGDGVNDSPVFNSAHLSIAMETGADISKNTADVVLLNSDLKSLQTLHQVAKKTKTVIKQNLTLSLCYNGSILPLAAMGLVPPWVAVIGMSASSILVITNSLRLLKL
- a CDS encoding FixH family protein — its product is MNPTPWYKNFWPWFLMFFPLVTIIACVFLVIFAVGNGPDMVVDDYYKKGKAINLELSKFDKAKALYLHGDLDVSEDRVSFTFTKGDHSKVNALKASFYHRTVKKYDFEVTLLANAAGEFTAILDEPHRGAFTVFLEPMDQSWKLKEKLQLPTAQKVAISPEYK
- the ccoP gene encoding cytochrome-c oxidase, cbb3-type subunit III, producing the protein MTSFWSIWVIVLTLACLALIFGLLLWNLKNYTGVEEGESCGHEFDGIEELNNPLPKWWTYMFFATFIWSVYYLAAYPGLGNFAGFLNWTSSNQGVTSLEESKQATEEAKANGHWVQLDKEFEAADERFGPIFKAFAEQDIETLAKDQKALEIGQRLFAQNCAQCHGSDARGAMGFPNLADNDWLYGGTPDKIKETLLQGRVAAMPGWQDALGDQGIKEMTAYVLSLSGRKVNQKDADAGKAKFAMCAACHGMDGKGSVAHNLPFGAPNLTDNIWLYGGSQRAVEETLRHGRAGVMPAWKDILGEDKVHLLTAYVYSLSQEK
- a CDS encoding cbb3-type cytochrome c oxidase subunit 3, translated to MDYGTYRGILTLVILVLFIVIVVWAYSKRSKRRFDDAANAIFEDEKKHNNTISNEEKESEK
- the ccoO gene encoding cytochrome-c oxidase, cbb3-type subunit II; translation: MSNNNSTNKHEIVEKNVGLMAILTVFAISFGALVEITPLMFQKDTTQPVEGLRPLTALEMEGRDIYVREGCYNCHSQMIRPFRDEVERYGHYSVAGESVWDHPFQWGSKRTGPDLARVGQRYSDDWHFAHLMDPRSVVPESNMPGYPWLNENVLDGQLTAKKLEVFRNFGVPYTDEDIQGAEAAVKGKTEMEALIAYLQQLGTHLK
- the ccoN gene encoding cytochrome-c oxidase, cbb3-type subunit I produces the protein MSQTVASQTEYNYKVVRQFAIMTVIWGIVGMGVGVFIAAQLAWPALNFDIPWLTYSRLRPLHTNAVIFAFGTSALFATSYYVVQRTCQTRLFSDKLAAFTFWGWQAIILSAAITLPLGITSSKEYAELEWPIDIAIAVVWVTYAVVFFGTLIKRKVSHIYVANWFYAGFIITVAVLHIVNSMAVPVSLTKSYSIYAGAVDAMVQWWYGHNAVGFLLTAGFLGMMYYFVPKQAGRPVYSYRLSVVHFWALVSLYIWAGPHHLHYTALPDWTQSLGMVMSVILFVPSWGGMINGIMTLSGAWHKLRTDPVLRFLVVSLSFYGMSTFEGPMMAIKSVNALSHYTDWTVGHVHSGALGWVAMISIGAIYHLIPALFGHANMYSVKLVNTHFWLHTVGVVLYIVAMWISGVMQGLMWRAVNSDGTLMYSFVQSLEASKPFYIMRFLGGVFIVVGMLVMAYNVYRTVAAKSGSLTTDANTQMA